The following are encoded in a window of Rosa chinensis cultivar Old Blush chromosome 4, RchiOBHm-V2, whole genome shotgun sequence genomic DNA:
- the LOC112200240 gene encoding probable choline kinase 2: MGAVVNSIDKDDRIPKEAKEILQSLATKWENVADSTALQVIPLKGAMTNEVFEIKWPTSTVEVSRKVVVRIYGEGVEVFFDRDNEIRTFEYMSKNGQGPRLLGRFPNGRVEEFIHARTLSASDLLDPDISALIATKMKEFHDLEMPGPKDVVLWG, encoded by the exons ATGGGTGCCGTGGTGAATTCCATAGATAAAGACGACCGTATTCCAAAAGAAGCCAAGGAGATTCTACAATCATTGGCTACCAAGTGGGAAAATGTAGCTGATTCCACTGCCTTGCAGGTCATCCCTCTCAAGGGTGCAATGACTAACGAGGTGTTCGAAATAAAGTGGCCAACAAGCACCGTGGAAGTCTCGCGAAAGGTTGTGGTTAGGATTTACGGTGAGGGTGTTGAGGTGTTCTTTGACAGGGATAATGAGATCCGAACATTTGAATACATGTCAAAGAACGGTCAGGGACCTCGTCTGCTTGGCCGTTTTCCTAATGGCCGAGTTGAAGAGTTCATCCATGCACGG ACACTTTCAGCATCTGATCTACTTGATCCAGATATATCTGCTCTTATAGCTACTAAAATGAAGGAATTCCATGATCTTGAGATGCCCGGTCCAAAGGATGTCGTCCTCTGGGGCTGA
- the LOC112199363 gene encoding uncharacterized protein LOC112199363, with translation MTTNLQNFYFVLVMGVNESLMTKSLCIPECMVVPWESDQFINQIIDQVFPNLGVHVNDARYMVDRALITPINDDVDVLNDKIINMFPGEEIALYSFDYVEDDIRNLYQPEFLNSITAGGLQPHKLTLKVGAPIMLLRNIDPKLGLCNGTRLLCRGSYQNQIDAEILT, from the coding sequence ATGACCACCAATTTGCAGAATTTCTACTTCGTGTTGGTGATGGGAGTGAACGAGTCATTAATGACGAAATCTTTATGCATACCGGAATGCATGGTGGTTCCATGGGAAAGTGACCAATTTATCAATCAGATTATTGATCAAGTTTTCCCCAATTTGGGTGTTCATGTAAATGATGCAAGATACATGGTGGACAGAGCATTGATTACTCCTATAAACGACGATGTGGACGTGTTGAATGACAAGATAATCAATATGTTTCCTGGTGAAGAAATTGCATTGTACTCATTTGACTATGTTGAAGATGACATCAGGAATTTGTACCAACCAGAGTTTCTGAACTCAATAACCGCAGGTGGGCTGCAACCCCACAAGTTAACTTTGAAAGTAGGTGCTCCAATCATGCTTTTAAGGAATATTGACCCTAAATTGGGATTGTGTAACGGTACTAGATTGTTGTGTCGTGGTTCGTACCAAAATCAGATTGATGCTGAGATACTAACATGA